One Spiribacter halobius DNA segment encodes these proteins:
- a CDS encoding tripartite tricarboxylate transporter permease, producing the protein MSDLITGLSGVLLDPATLGLFVFALIGGIVFGSIPGISGVTLAAILLPFTAGMSTTQAVMTFAVLYVSSVYGGAITAILFNIPGSPNNAPACFDGYPMTLNGQSGKAIGAAVTASALGGTVSALVMMLATESIAGWAVRAFGPPEIFALVVFGLTVAGAVGAQTLSHGWLSVCLGLLLATIGTSPAGNVPRFNMGSTYLMGGIEFVAIILGVFAVSEVLKQGQHIAEGIRVPPKIGIDFPSFAEFWALKLAVFRSIIIGFFSGILPGIGATLAAFLGYNEAVRWSRNPKKFGTGTLEGVVAPEVANNAATGAAMVPLLALGIPGGALTAMMLAAFQMHGLDPGPALFMTSRELVWTVFVAMLLANMSIMLLGYLETKTIVHLLRIPFPLLAPIILMLGIIGAYAVRNLMLDVWVMLIAGIAAFVLRGRGYSMAGVVLGVILGQIGEGAFVKAMPIMNYELTGFLYRPVALVLLLGAVLSVAISAFQRVRRARKEAGRDGLPADASA; encoded by the coding sequence ATGTCCGACTTGATCACCGGCCTGAGCGGCGTGCTCCTTGACCCCGCCACGCTCGGTCTCTTCGTCTTCGCCCTCATTGGCGGCATTGTGTTTGGCTCGATTCCGGGCATCAGCGGAGTGACTCTGGCCGCCATCCTGCTACCGTTCACCGCCGGAATGTCCACCACTCAGGCGGTCATGACTTTCGCGGTGCTTTACGTCTCGAGTGTCTACGGCGGGGCCATCACCGCGATCCTGTTCAATATCCCGGGCTCGCCCAACAACGCGCCGGCCTGCTTCGACGGCTACCCGATGACCCTGAACGGTCAGTCGGGCAAGGCGATTGGTGCGGCGGTGACGGCCTCTGCACTGGGTGGCACCGTATCGGCCCTGGTCATGATGCTCGCCACCGAGAGCATTGCCGGCTGGGCGGTGAGGGCCTTCGGTCCGCCCGAGATCTTCGCACTGGTCGTATTCGGACTCACCGTGGCCGGCGCAGTTGGCGCGCAGACCCTTTCCCACGGCTGGCTGTCCGTCTGCCTGGGCCTGCTGCTGGCCACGATCGGCACCTCGCCGGCGGGAAATGTGCCGCGATTCAACATGGGTAGCACCTACCTGATGGGCGGCATCGAGTTCGTCGCCATCATTCTCGGAGTGTTCGCCGTCTCGGAGGTGCTCAAGCAGGGACAGCACATTGCCGAAGGCATCCGTGTCCCGCCGAAGATCGGTATCGATTTCCCCAGCTTTGCGGAATTCTGGGCACTGAAGCTTGCGGTGTTCCGGTCGATCATCATCGGGTTCTTCTCCGGGATTCTGCCCGGCATCGGCGCGACGCTGGCGGCCTTTCTCGGTTACAACGAGGCCGTTCGCTGGTCTCGAAACCCCAAGAAGTTCGGCACCGGCACGCTTGAGGGCGTGGTTGCCCCCGAGGTGGCCAACAATGCCGCCACGGGGGCTGCCATGGTGCCCCTTCTCGCCCTGGGCATCCCCGGCGGGGCACTCACCGCCATGATGCTGGCCGCGTTCCAGATGCACGGCCTCGACCCGGGGCCAGCGCTGTTCATGACCAGTCGCGAGCTCGTCTGGACCGTTTTCGTGGCGATGCTGCTTGCCAACATGTCGATCATGCTGCTGGGCTACCTTGAGACAAAGACCATCGTCCATCTGCTGCGGATTCCGTTTCCGCTGCTCGCTCCGATCATCCTCATGCTGGGGATCATCGGCGCCTACGCGGTGCGCAACCTGATGCTGGATGTCTGGGTCATGCTGATTGCCGGTATCGCTGCCTTCGTTCTCCGGGGCCGTGGCTACTCCATGGCCGGCGTCGTGCTGGGGGTGATTCTTGGTCAGATCGGAGAGGGAGCCTTCGTGAAGGCCATGCCGATCATGAACTACGAGCTGACCGGCTTTCTGTACCGTCCGGTTGCGCTCGTCCTGCTGCTCGGAGCGGTTCTATCAGTCGCCATCAGCGCATTTCAACGGGTGCGGCGAGCGCGGAAGGAAGCGGGTCGGGACGGCTTGCCGGCAGACGCCAGCGCCTGA
- a CDS encoding tripartite tricarboxylate transporter substrate-binding protein encodes MNASIPSPLRGMLAVCLLSLSGLGVADAQTTEAPEKPDGYPSRDITVMIPFGTGGGSDQMMRALGAEMARIMGVDFRYTNKSGAGGLAAIPDFLVAPTDGYTLLQHHDAVVTGQAAGKHNLVIGENIVPICIPQQDFSQLFINAEDDRFDDWESLVEYAQETGETLRVAASSGQGSHEHSMVTLISEGSGIDLEVVPFGDPGERVSAILGQHVALYYDQPGEGRPYVEEGQLTPVLSIVEEAPDAFSHIPDLRDVGLEFNPTLKFRALWASPEVPEERRDYLEAVCRQAADSEGWQDYLERTYTHLNSRFYGSEEGTEFASQMLETYRTTFRDLGIID; translated from the coding sequence ATGAACGCATCCATCCCCAGCCCCTTGCGGGGCATGCTCGCGGTGTGCCTTCTGAGCCTGTCTGGCCTCGGCGTGGCCGATGCACAGACAACAGAGGCACCCGAAAAACCCGACGGCTATCCGAGCCGCGACATCACCGTGATGATTCCCTTCGGCACGGGGGGCGGCTCCGATCAGATGATGCGGGCGCTCGGTGCCGAAATGGCCCGCATCATGGGCGTGGACTTCCGCTACACGAACAAGTCCGGCGCGGGGGGACTGGCAGCCATCCCCGACTTCCTGGTCGCGCCGACGGACGGCTACACGCTGTTGCAGCACCATGACGCCGTCGTCACAGGCCAGGCAGCAGGCAAGCACAACCTCGTCATCGGCGAGAACATCGTGCCGATCTGCATCCCTCAGCAGGACTTCAGCCAGCTGTTCATCAACGCCGAGGACGATCGCTTCGACGACTGGGAGTCCCTGGTCGAGTACGCCCAAGAGACCGGCGAGACGCTCAGGGTCGCCGCGAGCAGTGGTCAGGGCTCGCACGAGCACAGCATGGTCACCCTCATCTCGGAGGGCAGCGGCATCGACCTCGAGGTGGTGCCCTTCGGCGACCCGGGGGAGCGTGTCAGCGCGATTCTCGGCCAGCACGTGGCCCTTTACTACGACCAGCCCGGCGAGGGCCGGCCTTACGTTGAGGAAGGCCAGCTCACGCCGGTCCTGTCGATTGTCGAGGAAGCGCCCGACGCGTTCAGCCACATACCCGACCTGCGCGACGTGGGACTCGAATTCAATCCGACCCTGAAGTTCCGCGCGCTCTGGGCGAGCCCCGAAGTCCCGGAAGAGCGCCGGGACTATCTCGAAGCGGTCTGCCGCCAGGCGGCCGATTCCGAGGGGTGGCAGGACTATCTCGAGCGCACCTATACGCATCTGAACAGCCGTTTCTACGGCTCCGAGGAAGGCACGGAGTTCGCCTCGCAGATGCTCGAGACCTACCGCACGACCTTCAGAGATCTGGGCATCATCGACTAG
- a CDS encoding tripartite tricarboxylate transporter TctB family protein codes for MSASTRELLKISSEAAVWLGIAAFAWIQTYEFAGQDMIFRWGAAIWPRAVIVALVLGAAVQFLGRLMAWQQRRGREAAASPATPRVRDWRATARTGAMLVVPLVYLYLLPRMGYFVTTPFFIGLLVHIYGIRQPAKVVGIALAVYAALLLFFTTLLFVPLPTGYWPGFYEFNTWFAELVS; via the coding sequence GTGAGTGCTTCCACGCGTGAGTTGCTGAAGATATCCAGCGAGGCGGCGGTGTGGCTCGGCATCGCCGCCTTCGCCTGGATCCAGACCTATGAATTCGCCGGCCAGGACATGATCTTCCGCTGGGGTGCGGCGATCTGGCCGCGCGCGGTAATCGTCGCTCTGGTGCTGGGTGCCGCCGTGCAGTTCCTCGGGCGGCTCATGGCCTGGCAACAGCGCCGGGGGCGCGAGGCGGCAGCGTCCCCGGCCACCCCTCGGGTCAGGGACTGGCGGGCGACGGCGAGAACCGGGGCGATGCTCGTCGTCCCGCTGGTGTACCTCTACCTTCTGCCGCGCATGGGCTATTTCGTCACGACGCCCTTCTTCATCGGGCTGTTGGTCCATATCTACGGCATTCGCCAGCCGGCGAAGGTGGTCGGGATCGCGCTGGCGGTCTACGCAGCCCTCCTGCTCTTCTTCACGACCCTCCTGTTCGTGCCACTGCCCACCGGGTACTGGCCCGGTTTCTACGAATTCAATACGTGGTTCGCCGAACTCGTGAGTTAG
- a CDS encoding TRAP transporter substrate-binding protein: MNNKRTVASALGALVAGVSIALALPAGAQSLSLRISGENPSSGLDLQMAQRFADNLEEALGDDFSYELFHTEALGDETVHLQMIRTGQIDVYPMGSDAVSLDSKWAMFDMPFLFDSRETVARLLDGEVGEMLRESMRESENLHVLAFGELGFRQITNNVRPIVVPEDLEGIRIRVPGSEGRVLTFRTFGAQPVSMNFGELYLALQQGTVDAQENPLLTIKTRSLFEVQDYLSLSNHVYTPVTFVMNGDTWDGLSPEHKEAVTRAAQEAAEYTRRLGTEADAELLDELGQSMEVNEIDLAAFEEASEPIWDALAELAGRDFTARVLELRSQ, encoded by the coding sequence ATGAATAACAAGCGAACGGTGGCGAGCGCGCTCGGGGCGCTCGTGGCAGGTGTGAGCATTGCGCTCGCCCTGCCGGCAGGTGCGCAGTCTCTGAGCCTGAGAATCTCGGGCGAGAACCCTTCCAGTGGATTGGACCTGCAGATGGCGCAGCGATTCGCCGACAACCTGGAGGAAGCGCTTGGCGACGATTTCAGCTACGAGCTGTTCCACACCGAGGCGCTGGGTGACGAAACCGTCCACCTGCAGATGATCCGGACCGGGCAGATCGACGTCTACCCGATGGGTTCGGACGCGGTTTCCCTGGACTCCAAGTGGGCGATGTTCGACATGCCCTTCCTGTTCGACAGCCGGGAAACCGTGGCCCGCCTGCTCGACGGCGAGGTGGGCGAGATGCTGCGCGAGTCCATGCGCGAGAGTGAGAACCTGCACGTACTCGCCTTCGGTGAGCTCGGCTTCCGCCAGATCACCAACAACGTGCGGCCCATCGTCGTGCCGGAGGATCTGGAGGGCATCCGCATCCGCGTGCCGGGCAGTGAGGGCCGGGTGCTGACGTTCCGCACGTTCGGCGCCCAGCCAGTGTCGATGAACTTCGGCGAGCTCTACCTGGCGCTGCAGCAGGGAACGGTGGACGCTCAGGAGAACCCGCTGCTCACCATCAAGACGCGCTCGCTGTTCGAGGTCCAGGACTACCTCTCCCTTTCCAACCACGTCTACACGCCAGTGACGTTCGTCATGAACGGCGATACCTGGGACGGGCTGAGCCCTGAGCACAAGGAGGCCGTAACCCGGGCCGCCCAGGAGGCCGCGGAGTATACGCGGCGACTGGGTACCGAGGCGGACGCGGAGTTGCTCGACGAGCTTGGCCAGAGCATGGAGGTCAACGAGATCGACCTCGCGGCGTTCGAGGAAGCCTCCGAGCCCATCTGGGATGCGCTGGCGGAGCTCGCGGGCCGTGATTTCACGGCGCGCGTCCTCGAGCTGCGCTCGCAGTAG
- a CDS encoding GntR family transcriptional regulator, protein MNEAQLGPIPKRSLRDDAYHGLRRAIVSGALQPGAQLTEPQLARQFQISRSPIREALHRLEQEGFVVRRPNGRIFVAPLDAQELEQLYAVRAVNEGLAASLAAPSITDDDLAAMEHHVEEMRRLAAEGDVDGSLQAGQAFHDVILERSGNAPLVEIVRGLRLRISRFRTMIAAGRDQGSRAAEHREILEALRSGNPVHARCATERHIHQSAASVLNRLGDASGIAAEDRAAGADQG, encoded by the coding sequence ATGAACGAAGCTCAACTTGGTCCCATCCCCAAACGGTCTCTGCGCGATGACGCCTACCACGGCTTGCGGCGGGCCATCGTGTCGGGGGCGTTGCAGCCTGGGGCGCAGCTGACCGAGCCACAGTTGGCAAGGCAGTTCCAGATCAGCCGCAGCCCCATCCGCGAGGCGCTGCATCGGCTAGAACAGGAAGGTTTCGTGGTGCGGCGGCCCAACGGGCGAATCTTTGTCGCCCCGCTCGATGCGCAGGAGCTGGAGCAGCTGTACGCCGTTCGCGCAGTGAACGAGGGCCTCGCGGCGAGCCTCGCTGCCCCGTCCATCACTGATGACGACCTGGCTGCGATGGAGCATCACGTTGAGGAGATGCGGCGCCTGGCGGCCGAAGGCGATGTCGATGGTTCGCTGCAGGCGGGCCAGGCGTTCCACGACGTCATTCTCGAGCGCAGCGGAAACGCCCCCCTGGTCGAGATCGTGCGCGGCCTCAGGCTGCGTATCAGCCGCTTTCGAACGATGATCGCCGCCGGGCGTGACCAGGGGAGTCGCGCGGCAGAACACCGCGAGATCCTGGAGGCCCTGCGATCGGGGAATCCGGTGCACGCTCGCTGCGCAACCGAGCGCCACATCCACCAGTCGGCGGCCAGCGTGCTGAACCGACTGGGCGACGCCAGCGGTATCGCTGCGGAGGACCGGGCGGCAGGTGCGGATCAGGGGTAA
- a CDS encoding mandelate racemase/muconate lactonizing enzyme family protein, whose translation MKISDVRASVHRFETRLPLIHNRPAGDPMRVCCEVETDEGHIGVGMSARFLCHGVAACVNHHLRPALVGMDPRNLEAIHARLQPIVSERGQASGINLAALSCVDLGLWDLIGKAAGRSVAQLLGGHRDHADVYVTFGFGAYDRDQLVAVARDLIARGHSRLKMLVGVAPGGIREDAERVRHLREALGEDVLIAIDANESLGLEDALQLARMLEDCGIAWFEDPLHRNDPRDMRLLRQRTSIPLSAGQMDGHSERFRHFLEHDAIDIFMPNSLFNGGMTETRRVAHLAQIYNRPLSDAGGGGIYCLHHVAGFRNGTLAEVHLGVEQVERQVFEHAPEAVNGRMHVPDAPGFGVTVDRDALKDSLVRGDD comes from the coding sequence GTGAAGATCTCAGACGTTCGTGCCAGCGTGCATCGCTTCGAGACACGGCTGCCGCTCATCCACAACCGCCCAGCGGGCGACCCCATGCGCGTCTGTTGCGAAGTGGAGACCGATGAGGGGCACATCGGTGTCGGCATGTCGGCCCGCTTCCTCTGCCACGGCGTGGCGGCCTGCGTGAACCACCACCTGCGGCCGGCGCTGGTCGGCATGGATCCCCGTAATCTCGAGGCGATCCACGCACGGCTGCAGCCGATCGTCTCCGAGCGCGGCCAGGCCAGCGGTATCAACCTCGCGGCCCTGTCCTGCGTGGACCTTGGGCTTTGGGACCTCATCGGCAAGGCGGCGGGACGCAGCGTGGCCCAGCTCCTCGGCGGCCACCGCGACCACGCCGATGTCTACGTCACCTTCGGCTTCGGTGCCTACGACCGCGACCAGCTGGTGGCGGTGGCGCGGGACCTCATCGCGCGCGGGCACAGCCGCTTGAAGATGCTGGTCGGGGTCGCCCCGGGTGGTATCCGGGAGGACGCCGAGCGTGTACGCCACTTGCGCGAGGCGCTGGGCGAGGACGTTCTGATCGCCATCGACGCCAACGAGAGCCTCGGCCTCGAGGACGCCCTGCAACTCGCCCGCATGCTCGAGGACTGCGGCATCGCCTGGTTCGAGGACCCGCTTCATCGCAATGATCCGAGAGATATGCGCCTGCTGCGCCAGCGCACCAGCATTCCCCTCTCGGCCGGACAGATGGACGGGCACTCCGAGCGGTTCCGGCATTTCCTCGAGCACGACGCCATCGACATCTTCATGCCCAACAGCCTGTTCAACGGCGGCATGACGGAGACGCGGCGGGTGGCGCATCTCGCCCAGATCTACAATCGCCCGCTGTCCGACGCCGGCGGCGGCGGGATCTACTGCCTGCACCACGTCGCGGGTTTCCGCAACGGCACGCTGGCGGAGGTCCACCTCGGTGTCGAGCAGGTGGAGCGGCAGGTCTTCGAGCATGCCCCGGAGGCGGTGAACGGGCGCATGCACGTTCCCGACGCACCGGGCTTTGGGGTCACTGTCGACCGGGACGCCCTGAAGGACTCGCTGGTCCGCGGCGATGACTGA
- a CDS encoding MmgE/PrpD family protein, whose amino-acid sequence MTSNDDTNITAGAARFASQLGYADLPSEALHVGRRCMIDGIGQFIAGSTTGPVRLVRDDVLDQGGRPDALLPGTGGRRAPAALAARVLGTAGHALDWDDTQATRDSRHTYGLLTHPTVPPLAAALALSQGALGEVDGRRFMVAFQAGFEVECKIAEWMLPDAYRRGLHASAAEGTLGAAVTAARLMELDEDRMRHAIGIAASRSSAGIRANVGTMTKPLHFGGAAEHGVTAALLAARGLEASPSALDGAYGFLTVFSGGIFEEKLQEGFGQTFSIVDPGVAVKPYPSGILSHQAMDAMLGLVREHDLKPEDVATVRFHAGSNILKPLSYRFAEDHLQAKFCMPALLAMILLRRQAGQDEFTDAFVGSEAMRAMQSRIETVFDPEIERLGFDRIRSRIEVHTHDGRVLERRADERYRGSPEHPMSDAEMEEKFRVCTRGILPKPRLEELLQAIWGIDDNTGNDAGRLAKLMEYD is encoded by the coding sequence ATGACCAGTAACGACGACACAAACATCACCGCCGGGGCCGCGCGGTTCGCCTCGCAACTTGGCTATGCCGATTTACCCTCGGAGGCACTGCATGTCGGCCGCCGCTGCATGATCGACGGCATCGGCCAGTTTATCGCGGGCAGTACGACCGGCCCGGTACGTCTTGTTCGGGACGACGTGCTCGACCAGGGCGGGCGCCCGGACGCCCTGCTGCCGGGCACGGGCGGGCGACGCGCGCCGGCCGCACTGGCCGCGCGAGTGCTTGGCACCGCGGGGCACGCGCTTGACTGGGATGATACGCAGGCAACGCGTGACAGCCGCCACACCTACGGCCTCTTGACCCATCCCACGGTGCCTCCCCTCGCGGCCGCACTGGCACTCAGCCAGGGTGCCCTGGGCGAGGTGGACGGGCGCCGCTTCATGGTGGCCTTCCAGGCCGGATTCGAGGTCGAGTGCAAAATCGCCGAGTGGATGCTGCCCGACGCCTATCGGCGCGGCCTGCATGCCAGCGCAGCCGAGGGCACGCTGGGCGCCGCGGTCACGGCGGCACGACTCATGGAACTGGACGAGGACCGGATGCGCCACGCCATCGGCATTGCCGCGAGCCGCTCATCGGCGGGCATCCGCGCCAACGTGGGCACGATGACCAAGCCGCTGCACTTTGGCGGCGCCGCCGAGCACGGCGTCACCGCGGCATTGCTCGCCGCGCGCGGGCTCGAGGCCAGTCCGAGCGCGCTGGATGGCGCCTACGGGTTTCTCACCGTGTTCTCCGGCGGCATCTTCGAGGAAAAGCTCCAGGAGGGCTTCGGCCAGACCTTCTCGATCGTCGATCCGGGCGTCGCGGTGAAGCCCTACCCCAGCGGTATCCTCTCCCATCAGGCCATGGACGCGATGCTGGGGCTGGTGCGCGAGCATGACCTCAAGCCCGAGGACGTCGCCACCGTTCGCTTTCATGCCGGCAGCAACATCCTCAAGCCGCTGTCGTACCGGTTCGCCGAGGATCACCTGCAGGCCAAGTTCTGCATGCCCGCTCTGCTCGCCATGATTCTGCTGCGCCGTCAGGCCGGTCAGGACGAATTCACTGACGCATTCGTCGGTTCGGAAGCGATGCGAGCCATGCAGTCTCGCATCGAAACCGTCTTCGATCCCGAGATCGAGCGCCTGGGCTTCGACCGAATCCGCTCCCGCATCGAGGTTCACACTCATGATGGACGCGTTCTGGAGCGCCGGGCCGATGAACGCTACCGGGGCAGCCCCGAGCACCCGATGTCGGATGCGGAGATGGAGGAGAAATTCCGCGTCTGCACGCGCGGCATTCTCCCGAAGCCCCGTCTCGAGGAACTGCTGCAGGCAATATGGGGAATTGACGACAACACTGGCAACGACGCTGGCCGCCTGGCCAAACTCATGGAGTACGACTAA